The Deltaproteobacteria bacterium genome window below encodes:
- a CDS encoding type II toxin-antitoxin system HicA family toxin yields the protein MNRKNRKTLAAVFTDPLSGNIEWSKIEGLFRAVGCDIIEGSGSRITVLHQGRKAAFHRPHPGKDALRYRVGAARDFLKMIGVTP from the coding sequence ATGAACCGCAAAAACCGCAAGACCCTGGCCGCAGTTTTTACCGATCCGCTATCTGGAAATATTGAATGGTCAAAGATCGAGGGCTTATTCAGGGCCGTGGGCTGTGACATTATCGAAGGCAGCGGTTCCAGAATCACCGTTTTACATCAGGGCCGAAAGGCGGCCTTTCACCGCCCGCATCCCGGCAAGGATGCTTTGCGATACCGTGTTGGCGCAGCCCGGGATTTTCTTAAAATGATAGGAGTTACGCCATGA
- a CDS encoding type II toxin-antitoxin system HicB family antitoxin: MNNAMTYKGYTARIEFDAVDRIFFGRLSGIRDIITFHGETVDELETAFKQAVDDYLATCAKLGDAPNKPYSGKLTLRVPPGVHAAIATAAESSGKSLNKWVADTLYQATQAP; this comes from the coding sequence ATGAACAACGCCATGACCTATAAAGGCTATACCGCTCGCATCGAGTTCGACGCCGTGGACCGTATCTTTTTTGGCCGTCTATCAGGCATACGAGATATTATCACATTTCACGGCGAGACCGTGGACGAACTCGAAACAGCTTTCAAACAGGCGGTCGACGACTATCTTGCCACCTGTGCCAAACTGGGAGATGCGCCGAACAAGCCCTATTCCGGAAAACTGACATTACGGGTTCCACCGGGCGTACACGCCGCAATCGCCACGGCAGCCGAAAGCAGCGGCAAAAGCCTCAATAAATGGGTTGCGGATACGTTGTATCAGGCCACCCAAGCACCATAA